TCTTGATCCGTGACAGCACCGAGAACTGCGCCAGCATGCGCAGGGTATCCGGCGCGCAGGGCGCCTTGGACAGGGAGCTGTTTTCCAGCAGCTTCTGATAGATCTTGATCTCTTCATCCACCCGCACGCAGTAGGGCACCTTGACGATATAGATGCGGTCGAGGAAGGCCTCGTTGTTGCGGTTGTTGCGGAATGACTGCCATTCGGATTCATTGGAATGCGCGAGAATGGTGCCGTTGAATGGAATCGAGCCGAGACCCTCGGTGCTGTTGTAGTTACCCTCCTGAGTGGCGGTCAGCAGCGGGTGCAGCACCTTGATCGGCGCCTTGAACATCTCGACGAATTCCATCAGCCCCTGATTGGAGCGGCACAGGCTGCCGGAAAAGCTGTAGGCATCGGGGTCGTTCTGCGGGAAGTCCTCGAGCTTGCGGATGTCGATCTTGCCCACCAGCGAGGAGATATCCTGGTTGTTCTCGTCGCCAGGTTCGGTCTTGGCGATGGCAATCTGGTCGAGGATCGACGGGCGGATTTTCACTACGCGGAATTTGCTGATATCCCCCTTGAACTCGTGCAGGCGCTTCATGGCCCAGGGCGACATGATGGTGTTTACGTAGCGACGCGGAATGCCGTAGTCCTCCTCGAGGATCTGGCCGTCCTCGCTGGGGGAAAACAGGCTCAGGGGCGATTCGAACACCGGCGAGCCCTTGATGGCGTAGATCGGAATCTGCTCCATCAGTGCCTTCAGGCGCTCCGCCAGTGAAGATTTGCCGCCGCCCACCGGGCCCAGCAGGTAGAGAATCTGTTTCTTTTCCTCGAGGCCCTGGGCGGCATGGCGGAAGAAGGAGACGATCTGCTCGATGGCCTCCTCCATGCCGTAAAACTCGCTGAAGGCCTTGTAGCGCTTGATGACCTTGTTGGAAAAGATGCGCGACAGGCGCGGATCGCGGGAGGTATCTATCAACTCCGCTTCGCCGATGGCCATCAGCATGCGTTCTGCCGGTGATGCGTAGGCACTGCGGTCGTGCTTACACAGTTCCAGGTACTCCTGGATGCTGAGCTCTTCGTCCTGGATCGACTCGTATCTCTCCAGGTAGTGGTTGAAAATCGTCATGATATACAGCTCCCTGTAGCGTGTCGGCCAGCACTCAGGCTCCATGCCGGTGCGCGGGATAAATCGCCGGGGGTGCCGCGGCGTACTACTGATCCAACGGATTGCTGGCCTGACCGCGTTTCCGCCGGGCGGAAAACGCGTTTACTGACATGCGCCTGTGCGCGAAATACTATCGTTATCGCCGGCGGCAGTGGGTCCTCCCTGCCGCGCGCGAAGCCGGGGTGAAACCCGCTCCCGCCTTTTCAGCATAGACACCCCGCCCACCATGGCGAGGAATTTCCTGCCAATATGGCGGTTGAATTGGATGGCGGTTCTGCGCTCTACTATGCCGCTGAATTGAACCTGGGGAGCATGAATTCAATGGCAATACTGGTGACCGGCGGTGCCGGCTATATCGGCAGTCACACCTGCGTGGAACTCCTGGCTGCAGGCCTGCAGCCGGTGGTCGTGGACAACCTGTGCAACAGCAGCGAAGTGTCGCTGCACCGGGTCGAAGTCATCGCGGGGCGCCAGGTGCCGCTGCACCGCGCCGATGTCGGTGACGCCGCGCAGTTACGGGAAATTTTTTCCCGCTATGACATTGATGCCGTGATCCACTTTGCCGGTCTCAAGGCTGTGGGCGAGTCTGTGGAGCAGCCGTTGCGCTACTACCAGAATAATGTTGCCGGCACCCTGACGCTGTGCCAGGTGATGGAAGAGTTTGGCGTGCGCCAGCTGATCTTCAGCTCGTCCGCGACTGTCTATGGCGAGCCGCCCAGCTCGCCGATCCGCGAAAACTTTCCCACCAATGCCGCCAGCCCCTACGGCACCAGCAAACTGATGGTCGAGAACATTCTGCGCGACCTGTGTGCGGCGCCAGACAGCGGTTGGAAGGTCAGCCTGCTGCGCTACTTCAATCCCATCGGTGCCCACGAGAGCGGTACCATTGGTGAGGACCCGCGCGGAATTCCCAATAACCTGCTGCCCTATGTGGCCCAGGTGGCGGTGGGGCGTCTGCCGGAGCTACAGGTATTCGGCGACGACTACGACACCGTCGACGGCACTGGGGTACGCGACTATATCCACGTGGTGGACCTCGCCCGCGGCCACCTGGCGGCACTGAAGAAGTTGCAGCGCGAAGAGACGCAAGACGGCTGTTACACCTACAACCTGGGTACCGGCCGCGGCACCTCGGTGCTGGAAATCGTGCATGCCTTCGAGCGGGCCAGCGGCCGCCCGGTGCCATACAAGGTGGTTCCGCGCCGCCCCGGAGATATCGCTGAATACTATGCGGATCCGGCTCTGGCAAAAAAAGAGTTGGGCTGGGTCGCGGAGTACGGTCCCGAGCGTATGGTCGAGGATACCTGGCGCTGGCAGTCGCAGAATCCCAACGGCTTCGCGACCAGCTGAGCTGGCCCGGGCAGAGGGCAGGGGGCGCGACGCCCCTCTGCACCCGACCGCTACCATTGCAGCAAGAAACTCTCCCCATCCTCCGATAGCCGCAGACCCGCACCGAGGCGCCGGCACTCGCGCCCGAGCGTTTTCCGCAGCCAGTCCCGATCATGGCTGCCCGCTTTGTGTAAGCGCAGTCGACGCATCTCGAACGGAATCATCTCCAGGCGCCGCAGTGCGCCGCTGTCCCGATCCAGATCCACACAGTACAGCAGGCGCAGCTGTGCCTGGTATTCCTCGTAGCCGCCGATGCCCTCGTAGTCGTTGATCAGGTCGCCGCAGCCGTAAAGTATCGCTCGCTCGCGATAGACCTCGGCACCCTGGGGGTGGTGGGAAGAGTGGCCGAACACCAGGTCGGCGCCGGCGTCGATCAGCCAGTGCGCGAACCGGCGCCGTTCGTGCGGAATGCGGTAGCCCCAGTTGCCACCCCAGTGAATCGATATCACGACGATATCTCCGGGTTGGCGGCTATCCTCGATGCGTCGCGCAATCTCGGCGACGGTCTGTGTGGATAACTCCCCGATCAAGTAAACGCCGGCCCTGTCGCCGTTTGCCGCCCAGCGCTCGGGTACGCCGCTGCTGGGGTGGCCACAGGCAAACAGCAGCAGACGCTGCCCACCGAGCGGAAACACGGCCGGCGCCGCCGCGGCAGCCAGAGTTTCCCCGGCTCCGGCGGTGCCGATACCCGCCCGGCGCAGCACCTGCAATGTTTCCGCCAGCCCGCCGTAGCCCCAGTCGAGCACGTGGTTGTTGGCGAGGCTGCACAGATCGATATGCGCCGCACTCAAGGTCGGCATATTGTCCGGATGCATGCGGTAATTGATGCTCTTGCCGCGCCAGAAATCATCGCAGCGGGTCACCGCGGTTTCCAGATTGACGATGCGGCAGTGCGCATTGCGCGCTGCCATTAGCGCGAGCGCCTCACCCCACGGGTAGTCGACAGAAACCGGGACGGAAATCGGGCCGTTGCGCTCTTCCGCCAGCGTCACATAGCCGCGAGCCGAGTGCATATAGGATTCGTAAATCTGTGCGTCACCGGCGCCGGGCAGTATCTGGTCGATACCGCGGCCGGTCATTACGTCGCCGGCCAGCAGCAGGCGCCAGCAAGTGGGATTTTGCATATCCACCCCTCGGGGAAGTCTCCCCGACTGGGTAAGTCATTAATGCAACAGTAGAGTCGGTCGTTCACAACCGGTTGTCGGGGGTGTTTATCGACTACAGGCCGCAATCCGCACAGAAAAACTCCTCGTCGCTGAGGCGCATCGCGGTCAGGTAACCGCCCCACACGCAACCGGTATCCAGCGCGTAGACATTCTCGGTATCGGCGCGGCCTTCGAGTGCGGCCCAGTGGCCGAAGATAATCTTGTCTTTTTGGGTCTTGCGTTCGGGGAAGCTGAACCAGGGTTTGTAATCGCCGTGGGTGGCGTCGGGGCCGCGCTTGGTGACCAGGTCGAGGGTGCCGTCGGCCTTGCAGAAACGCATACGCGTGAAGTAGTTGGTAATCGAGCGCAGCCGCTCGATCCCGATCAAGTGATCGCTCCAGCAGTGGGGCTCGTTGCCGTACATGCCGTAGAAATACGCCTTGGCCATGGCGTCGTCGGCCAGGGCTTCGTGCACTTCGTGGGACAGCTTCAGGGCCTTGGTCACGCTCCAGATCGGCGGTATACCGGCGTGGACCATGGTGAAGCCTTTCTTGTGTACCACCAGCGGCAGCCCCTGCAGCCATCCCAGCAGACGATCCGCATCCTTGGCGTGCAGGACTGCAGCCAGGTCGTGCTCTTTGTCGCTCAACGGCTTGGCGCCGTGGGCCAGCGCCAGCAGGTGCAGGTCGTGGTTGCCGAGCACGGCGGTAACCTGATGGCGGTGTTCATACAGGAAGCGCAGTGTGGCCAAGCTGTCGTGGCCGCGATGCACCATATCGCCCGCCAGCCACAGCTTGTCGCGGTCGGGGCGGAAGCGGACTTTTTTCAGCAGGCGCTGCAGCGGTTCGAAACAGCCCTGAATATCGCCGATGGCATAGGTCGCCAAAACTCGAGTTCCCCGGGTTGGTTGCTTATTGGCGGTCTAGCAGGCTGCCGAAAAAGTATTTTTCAGCAGCCTGGAAACCCGGCCATGGAGGGCCGGGCCGCAAATCGAGCATGTAAGTGCTTGATTTGCCGTCGAGGGTCTGCGGACATGCGCCGCAAACCTGGGCCGAAAAATGCCAGGGAAGGCATCTTTCAGCAGCCTGCTAGTGTTGCGCAGTAGTTTGCCAGTTGTACGAACTCCTGCACACTGAGGGTTTCCGGGCGGCGCCCGGCGTCTACCGGCAACTGGCTCACATCGAGTTCCGGGTACAGCGGCTTGAGCGCGTTGCGCAGTGTCTTGCGGCGTTGCTGGAAGGCGACGTTGACGATGCGCTCCAGCAGCTGTTCGTCTTCGGCCGGGTATGGCGGCGTGGCGTGCGGTACCAGGCGCACGATGGCGGACTCCACTTTCGGCGCCGGACGAAAAGATTGCGGCGGCACCGGAAACAGGCCCTGCACGCGGCAGTGGTACTGCACCATGACACTGAGGCGTCCGAAAGACTTGTTGCCCGGCGTCGCACTCAGGCGGTCCACCACTTCCTTCTGCAGCATAAAGTGCATGTCCTCAACCTTGCCGCGGAAACCGAGCAGGTGGAACAGCAGCGGGGTGGAGATGTTGTACGGCAGGTTGCCGACAATGCGCAGTTTGTCATCGCCGGCGAATTCGCCGAAATCAAACTTGAGCGCGTCCTGCTCGATGATGGTGAAATCCGGATAGTCGCGGAACTTGAATTTGAGCAGCGGTATCAGGTCGCGGTCCAGCTCCACCGCGGTCAGCGACGGGCAGCGCTGGATCAGCAACTGGGTGATGGCACCCTGGCCGGGGCCGATTTCCACAAGGCGGTCGCTCTCTTTGGGGGAGATGGCGCGTACGATCTTTTCAATAATGTTCTCGTCGACGAGGAAGTTCTGGCCGAAGCGCTTGCGCGCCTTGTGCTGGAAAAAGGAGTTCTGGGGGGAGTTGTCCATCAATCAAAATCGCCCGTGCGTGGGCGCCAAATAAAGGTGTTGGGTAGATTACAGCGCGCGCAGCTGCGCGAGTTCGGTCGCCTGCGCCACGGCCGCCCGCAGGCTGCCGCAATCGGCGATATCGCTGCCGGCGATGTTCAGGGCCGTGCCGTGATCCACCGAGGTGCGGATAAACGGTAACCCCAGGGTGATATTGACGGCGCGGCCAAAGCCTTTGAATTTTAACACCGGCAGGCCCTGATCGTGGTACATGGCCAGCACCGCGTCGCAGCGCGCCAGCTGCGGCGGGGTGAACAGGGTGTCGGCGGGCAGCGGGCCGAGCAGGTCGAGGCCGAGGGCGCGCAGCTTGTCCAGTGACGGCTGGATCACCTCGATCTCCTCGCGCCCCAGGTGGCCGCCTTCTCCCGCATGGGGATTGAGTCCGCACACGCCGATGCGCGGCTTGTCGATGCGGAAGCGGTCGCGCAGGCTGCGGTGCAGAATGGTGACAATCTGTTCCAGGCGCTCGGGGGTGATGGCGGCGCTGACGTCTTTCAGCGGCAGGTGGGTGGTGACCAGCGCCACGCGCAGGTCGTCCGCAGCGAGCATCATCACCACGCGCTCGACGCCGGCGAGGTCGGCGAAGTATTCCGTGTGGCCACTGAACGGGATGCCGGCGTCGTTAATCACACCCTTGTGCACCGGCCCGGTGACGAGCGCATCGAAGCGCCGCTGCAGGCAGCCCTCTGCGGCGGTGCGCAGGGTTTCCAGTACATAGGCGGCATTGGCGGTGTCGAGTCGGCCGGGGTGCGCGGCTTGCGCCGCGGCCACCGGCTGCACGTACAGACTGCCGGCGGGGGTGGGGGCGGCGGGGGCCTCGGCGTCGAACGGCAGCAGTTGCAGCGGGCTGCCCAGTTGCGCGGCGGCTCGCTCGAGCAGCTGCGGATCGGCGATAGCGACGATCTGTGCGCTATTGCCGGAACCGGCCAGTTTCACCGCCAGTTCCGGTCCTATGCCGGCGGGCTCGCCGGGCGTCAGCGCGATTCTGGGGATCATGCCGGTGCCTGTGTCGACGATGGGCTTATTCCTTGTTTGCGTCTTTTTTGTCGGCGTCGTCTTTCAGCTCGGGCAGCTTGATCTCGACGAAAGCCTGGTCGCGGATTTCGCGACGCCAGTTCTGCAGTTCTTCCTCGTAGCGGCGTTTGCGCAGCAGGTTGGCGGCCTGGTTGCGGATGTACTGCTTGGTCATATCCTGTTTACGGCGACCCTCCACCTGCAGTATGTGCCAGCCGAACTGGCTGTGGAACGGCATGCTGATCTCGCCCACCTTGGTGTTTTTCATCTCCTGGGTGAACTCCGGCACGAATTGCCCCGGTGAGGACCAGCCGAGTTCGCCGCCCTTGAGCATGGTGCCGATGTCCTCGGAGTTTTCCCGCGCAACTTTGGCGAAATCGGCGCCGTCGAGGATTTTCTGGCGCAGCTTGATCAGCTTGTTGTAGGCCTGGTCATCGTTGACGATGGCGGAGGTCTTGATCAGGATGTGGCGTACCTTGGTCTGCTCCACCACCTGCTCGGCGGCGCCGCGTTCGTCGTGAATCTTGAGGATGTGGAAGCCGGCGTCGCTGCGGAAGGGGTCGGTGACGTCGCCGACCTTATGATCCTTGAGGGCATCGGCGAACAGTGTCGGCAGCTCGACCGTTTTGCGCCAGCCGAGGTCGCCGCCCTGCAGCGCGTTCTGGCCGCCGGAGTTGGCGATGGCGAGGCGGCGGAAGTCGGCGCCGCCGCGGGCCTGCTTGACGATCCGTTCGGCCTTGGCGCGCGCCTTGGCGACCTCTTCGGCGGGGGCGCTGGAGCTGACCGGGATCAGGATGTGGCCCAGCTGAAACTGCGGGGATTTCCAGAACTCGCCTTCCTTGGAATGCAGGAAGTCATCGATATCCTGGTCGGTGATCTTCAGGCGGCTGTTGACGCTGCCCTGTTCGACGCGACGCAGCAGCATTTCGCGGCGGATCTGCTCGCGAAATGCCTTCTCGCTGATGCCGTCGGCGGCCAGGCGCTGCTTGAATTGCGCGGGGCTGGCGCCGGCGTTCTGCTGGACACGGGCGATGGCCTGGTCCAGCTCTGCGTCGGAGATGGTGACTTTGGCGCGTGCGGCGATCTGCAGCTGCAGGCGCTCGATGATCAGCTGTTCCAGCACCTGGCGGCGCAGCACGTCGAGCGGCGGCGCCTGCACGTTCTGTGCCTTGATCTGCGCCTGAATGGTATTCAGGCGCTCCTGCAGTTCGCTGGCCATGACCACGTCGTCGTCGACAACGGCGACTACACGGTCGAGGTTCTGTACCTGGGCACTGGCGATATTGGCTGCCAGTGCGAAGATGGCCGCCAGTGCCAGCAGGGCCCGTTTGCAGTTGAGCTTACTCATTATTGTCATCACTGTGTCAGTACTTCTCTCTGGTCAAAGTTGGGGATGCCCTGGCTGAGCATGCGGGTCACGGTGGTGCCGAGGCCGGCCAGACCCTTCAGCTGGATTTCCAGGTAGATGCCCTCGTCGTACGGCAGGTCCTCTGGAGGGACCACGTCCGCCAGGTTGTTATCCAGCGAGCGGCGCCAAGCCAGCCGCGCGCGGTAACAGCAGCTGTCATATTCGACGCCGGCCAGGTATTCCAGTTCCCGACCGAAGGTCAGATCGTAGTTGGCGCGCGCCATCAGCGCGGCACCGCCACCGATCGGCAGCACCATCGAGGCGTCTACCTGCTTGATAGTGTCTTCCTGCTGGATGGTGTCTTCCTCGTTGGGCTGGCGCAGGTAGTGGTAGCCGAGGTTGAACAGGCGCAGTTCGTCGTCGAGATAGCGCAGCGTGAAGTTACCGCGGTTGACCTCGCCTTCGTCGTCATCGTAGATCAATTCGCTGCCGATGCGCAGGGACTGTAGCGGGCGGCTCTCGAGGCGGGCGGCCAGCTCCGAGCGGGGCGCGCCCTCGACAATGCCGGTGAGGGTATTGCGCGTATTGTCCAGGTAGAAGATCTGGCCGACACTCGCGGCGAGCAGGTCGCGGCCACTCGGTGGGTCGATAAAGCGGGTGGTCAGCCCCAGTGCCACGCGGTCGGCGTCGTCGATACGGTCGTTGCCGGTAAAGCGGCTGTCGCGGAACAGCTGGTCGTAGCTGAAGGTGAATAACCTGGTATCGAACAGCAGGTCGTTGCCGCCATCGAGGGGGTTGGTGCTGATATCGTAAAAGCCGCTCTGGTCGGTATCGGAACTCACCAGGGCAAACAGGCGCGGCTCCAGTGTCTGCACAAATTTGTAGCCCCAGGCGCTGCTGTCGCGCTCGAAGAAGAGGCCGCTGTCGAGGGTAAACTGCCCGGCGGACGCCGACGGCGCGTCGCTGCGCCCTTCTTTTAGGAACTGGTCATCGACCTGATAGCCCAGGTAGCGCGCCGCCAGGCCGGGGCGGAAGTAGCCCCACAGCCACTGCTTGTCCCAGTCGAGCACATAGTCGACACGCATCCGCTCGGCGTTGACGAAGTCCCTGCTGCGCTCGGTGACACTGTTCGGGTCGCCGACATCGCGAATAAAGCGGATCGTCTGCGAATCATCGTGGGCGAAGTCGGTGATCTCGTTGGCGAGTGTCAGGTTCCAGTCGCCCCAGCGGTAGCCGCCGTCCACATTCAGGCGCGGTAGCTGGCTGTACGGGGCATATTTGTCCTTTTCCAGCAGCTGGTATTCCTGGGTGCGCAGGGTCGCGCGCCAGTGATCGCTGTGGATGCCGCCCTCGACCTTCTGGTCGACCTTGCGTTCGGCGGACACGCTCAGGTTGGCGGTGTCCAGGTCGCGGAAGTAGTCCGGGTCGCTGACCTTGGTGTAGTCGATTTTACTGTACCAGAAGCCGCCATTGCCGCCTTTCTGCTTCAGGTTCAGCAGCCAGCGATCGTCGCCCTTGGCCGGCAGCACCAGGTCTTCGGGGAATCCCTCTCGAATCAGCTCCTGGGCCTGCGCGTCGTCACCGCCCTCGTCGTTTGGCAGCCCGGCCATGCGCACCTCGGTGCTGAACAGCTGGCTCAGGTGGCGCACCTCCAGCTCCGCGCCGGTGCCGCGGTACTGGATGTAGCGCGGCACGATGGTGGCGTCCAGCTGCGGGGCGATATTCCAGTAGTAGGGAACGGCGATATCCCAGCCGTTTTTATCGTTGCTGCTGATGCTCGGGAACAGTAGCCCGGACAGTCGTGCGT
This region of Microbulbifer sp. SAOS-129_SWC genomic DNA includes:
- a CDS encoding PrkA family serine protein kinase, which produces MTIFNHYLERYESIQDEELSIQEYLELCKHDRSAYASPAERMLMAIGEAELIDTSRDPRLSRIFSNKVIKRYKAFSEFYGMEEAIEQIVSFFRHAAQGLEEKKQILYLLGPVGGGKSSLAERLKALMEQIPIYAIKGSPVFESPLSLFSPSEDGQILEEDYGIPRRYVNTIMSPWAMKRLHEFKGDISKFRVVKIRPSILDQIAIAKTEPGDENNQDISSLVGKIDIRKLEDFPQNDPDAYSFSGSLCRSNQGLMEFVEMFKAPIKVLHPLLTATQEGNYNSTEGLGSIPFNGTILAHSNESEWQSFRNNRNNEAFLDRIYIVKVPYCVRVDEEIKIYQKLLENSSLSKAPCAPDTLRMLAQFSVLSRIKNPDNSSLFSKMRIYDGENLKDTDPKAKTIQEYRDNAGVDEGMNGLSTRFAFKILSKVFNFDATEVAANPVHLLYVLEQQIEQEQFPPEQQENYLGFIKEYLAPRYVEFIGKEIQTAYLESYAEYGQNLFDRYVTYADFWIQDQEYRDPETGEILDRGALNEELEKTEKPAGISNPKDFRNEIVNFVLRARANNQGKNPDWRSYEKLRAVIEKKMFSNTEDLLPVISFNTKASADDQKKHADFVERMVERGYTEKQVRLLSEWYLRVRKSQ
- the galE gene encoding UDP-glucose 4-epimerase GalE; the protein is MAILVTGGAGYIGSHTCVELLAAGLQPVVVDNLCNSSEVSLHRVEVIAGRQVPLHRADVGDAAQLREIFSRYDIDAVIHFAGLKAVGESVEQPLRYYQNNVAGTLTLCQVMEEFGVRQLIFSSSATVYGEPPSSPIRENFPTNAASPYGTSKLMVENILRDLCAAPDSGWKVSLLRYFNPIGAHESGTIGEDPRGIPNNLLPYVAQVAVGRLPELQVFGDDYDTVDGTGVRDYIHVVDLARGHLAALKKLQREETQDGCYTYNLGTGRGTSVLEIVHAFERASGRPVPYKVVPRRPGDIAEYYADPALAKKELGWVAEYGPERMVEDTWRWQSQNPNGFATS
- a CDS encoding CapA family protein, which encodes MQNPTCWRLLLAGDVMTGRGIDQILPGAGDAQIYESYMHSARGYVTLAEERNGPISVPVSVDYPWGEALALMAARNAHCRIVNLETAVTRCDDFWRGKSINYRMHPDNMPTLSAAHIDLCSLANNHVLDWGYGGLAETLQVLRRAGIGTAGAGETLAAAAAPAVFPLGGQRLLLFACGHPSSGVPERWAANGDRAGVYLIGELSTQTVAEIARRIEDSRQPGDIVVISIHWGGNWGYRIPHERRRFAHWLIDAGADLVFGHSSHHPQGAEVYRERAILYGCGDLINDYEGIGGYEEYQAQLRLLYCVDLDRDSGALRRLEMIPFEMRRLRLHKAGSHDRDWLRKTLGRECRRLGAGLRLSEDGESFLLQW
- a CDS encoding symmetrical bis(5'-nucleosyl)-tetraphosphatase; the encoded protein is MATYAIGDIQGCFEPLQRLLKKVRFRPDRDKLWLAGDMVHRGHDSLATLRFLYEHRHQVTAVLGNHDLHLLALAHGAKPLSDKEHDLAAVLHAKDADRLLGWLQGLPLVVHKKGFTMVHAGIPPIWSVTKALKLSHEVHEALADDAMAKAYFYGMYGNEPHCWSDHLIGIERLRSITNYFTRMRFCKADGTLDLVTKRGPDATHGDYKPWFSFPERKTQKDKIIFGHWAALEGRADTENVYALDTGCVWGGYLTAMRLSDEEFFCADCGL
- the rsmA gene encoding 16S rRNA (adenine(1518)-N(6)/adenine(1519)-N(6))-dimethyltransferase RsmA is translated as MDNSPQNSFFQHKARKRFGQNFLVDENIIEKIVRAISPKESDRLVEIGPGQGAITQLLIQRCPSLTAVELDRDLIPLLKFKFRDYPDFTIIEQDALKFDFGEFAGDDKLRIVGNLPYNISTPLLFHLLGFRGKVEDMHFMLQKEVVDRLSATPGNKSFGRLSVMVQYHCRVQGLFPVPPQSFRPAPKVESAIVRLVPHATPPYPAEDEQLLERIVNVAFQQRRKTLRNALKPLYPELDVSQLPVDAGRRPETLSVQEFVQLANYCATLAGC
- the pdxA gene encoding 4-hydroxythreonine-4-phosphate dehydrogenase PdxA — protein: MIPRIALTPGEPAGIGPELAVKLAGSGNSAQIVAIADPQLLERAAAQLGSPLQLLPFDAEAPAAPTPAGSLYVQPVAAAQAAHPGRLDTANAAYVLETLRTAAEGCLQRRFDALVTGPVHKGVINDAGIPFSGHTEYFADLAGVERVVMMLAADDLRVALVTTHLPLKDVSAAITPERLEQIVTILHRSLRDRFRIDKPRIGVCGLNPHAGEGGHLGREEIEVIQPSLDKLRALGLDLLGPLPADTLFTPPQLARCDAVLAMYHDQGLPVLKFKGFGRAVNITLGLPFIRTSVDHGTALNIAGSDIADCGSLRAAVAQATELAQLRAL
- a CDS encoding peptidylprolyl isomerase — translated: MSKLNCKRALLALAAIFALAANIASAQVQNLDRVVAVVDDDVVMASELQERLNTIQAQIKAQNVQAPPLDVLRRQVLEQLIIERLQLQIAARAKVTISDAELDQAIARVQQNAGASPAQFKQRLAADGISEKAFREQIRREMLLRRVEQGSVNSRLKITDQDIDDFLHSKEGEFWKSPQFQLGHILIPVSSSAPAEEVAKARAKAERIVKQARGGADFRRLAIANSGGQNALQGGDLGWRKTVELPTLFADALKDHKVGDVTDPFRSDAGFHILKIHDERGAAEQVVEQTKVRHILIKTSAIVNDDQAYNKLIKLRQKILDGADFAKVARENSEDIGTMLKGGELGWSSPGQFVPEFTQEMKNTKVGEISMPFHSQFGWHILQVEGRRKQDMTKQYIRNQAANLLRKRRYEEELQNWRREIRDQAFVEIKLPELKDDADKKDANKE
- a CDS encoding LPS-assembly protein LptD, translating into MLEASRWRRLARAIAQISHPRSLAIGLIAAQPLWVQAADSETAAAPDYNPYLYLDWLPKSQLSPIQRAAMRASCGGAFVEPPRDYPDADLKPDLAPLRATADHSNWLDDGTAQLRGDVHITQGSRQLFADQVDVNRAQNTAYLRGAIEMREPGMLIRGKSAEVHTDSQAAAIDDATYVLHQAFIHGSADFAAREASGELTLTEGSYTRCEPGEEVWRITGGQITIDNVERQGVARNVRLEIADIPLFYFPYLRFPVGDARLSGLLFPSISSNDKNGWDIAVPYYWNIAPQLDATIVPRYIQYRGTGAELEVRHLSQLFSTEVRMAGLPNDEGGDDAQAQELIREGFPEDLVLPAKGDDRWLLNLKQKGGNGGFWYSKIDYTKVSDPDYFRDLDTANLSVSAERKVDQKVEGGIHSDHWRATLRTQEYQLLEKDKYAPYSQLPRLNVDGGYRWGDWNLTLANEITDFAHDDSQTIRFIRDVGDPNSVTERSRDFVNAERMRVDYVLDWDKQWLWGYFRPGLAARYLGYQVDDQFLKEGRSDAPSASAGQFTLDSGLFFERDSSAWGYKFVQTLEPRLFALVSSDTDQSGFYDISTNPLDGGNDLLFDTRLFTFSYDQLFRDSRFTGNDRIDDADRVALGLTTRFIDPPSGRDLLAASVGQIFYLDNTRNTLTGIVEGAPRSELAARLESRPLQSLRIGSELIYDDDEGEVNRGNFTLRYLDDELRLFNLGYHYLRQPNEEDTIQQEDTIKQVDASMVLPIGGGAALMARANYDLTFGRELEYLAGVEYDSCCYRARLAWRRSLDNNLADVVPPEDLPYDEGIYLEIQLKGLAGLGTTVTRMLSQGIPNFDQREVLTQ